A window of the Maniola hyperantus chromosome 16, iAphHyp1.2, whole genome shotgun sequence genome harbors these coding sequences:
- the Mf gene encoding uncharacterized protein Mf isoform X2 — MFKSHLEMIGRNETPSKKARFWQSFVRSLKGSEDLRAEDRYRPTRRSVFPELLSSSYPYSKSIYDDPIGAAERITVPGYRYLPVHRETYGYSPRAIYAHNYPRPLEAYRPIYHVPRRVRRGVDPFDAHKAWQDHLDRLSAIDRLYPSRYGLYLKDRAYPITDLSAPIIDPYSSPKSLRGIEYEPDSKPHWGKGAWPARISDVFKKDPFFAEAEKWADFDRTLRGRSPTPVKPRISPPRDSEVAFDADGAPLYTASGLRRRPWANIFNPSPSLPYSAIIRDPFWYDWPELRPIARWDRSPSYIRDSYLSPVKRTFLWDKHPIRPLAAAY, encoded by the exons ATGTTTAAAAGTCATTTAGAAATGATTGGCAGAAATGAGACGCCATCGAAGAAAGCCAGATTTTGGCAATCCTTCGTGCGTTCTCTAAAAG GATCGGAAGACCTCAGAGCCGAAGACAGGTACAGGCCGACGCGCCGCAGCGTATTCCCGGAGCTTCTGTCCAGCAGCTACCCCTACAGCAAATCCATCTACGATGACCCCATCGGCGCCGCCGAGAGGATCACAGTCCCCGGATACCGCTACCTGCCAGTGCACCGCGAAACATACGGCTACTCACCACGCGCCATCTATGCCCACAACTACCCTCGCCCCCTCGAAGCGTACAGGCCAA TTTACCATGTACCGAGGCGTGTGAGACGAGGCGTTGACCCCTTCGACGCTCACAAGGCCTGGCAGGACCATCTCGACAGACTGTCCGCCATCGATCGTCTGTACCCCTCTCGCTACGGGCTCTACTTGAAGGACAGGGCATACCCCATCACCGATCTGTCCGCTCCCATTATCGACCCTTACTCATCACCTAAGAGCCTTAGAGGCATCGAATATGAACCCGACTCCAAACCTCACTGGGGAAAAG GAGCGTGGCCGGCGAGGATATCGGACGTGTTCAAAAAGGATCCATTTTTTGCTGAGGCTGAAAAATGGGCCGATTTTGACCGCACACTTCGAGGGAGATCCCCGACACCCGTCAAGCCGAGGATAAGTCCGCCACGAGATAGCGAGGTCGCATTCGATGCCGATG GTGCGCCGCTATACACCGCCAGCGGGCTGCGACGCAGGCCATGGGCTAACATTTTCAACCCGAGCCCATCCCTGCCTTACTCGGCGATCATTCGGGACCCCTTCTGGTACGACTGGCCGGAGCTGAGACCCATAGCCCGATGGGATCGCAGCCCCTCCTACATCCGTGACTCGTACCTCTCACCCGTCAAACGCACCTTCCTCTGGGACAAGCACCCGATCAGACCTTTAG CTGCTGCTTACTAA
- the LOC117989626 gene encoding serine/threonine-protein phosphatase PP1-beta catalytic subunit isoform X3 produces MCLAYSCVITAECIVRGCRPGKTVQMSESEVRGLCTKSREIFLQQPILLELEAPLKICGDIHGQYTDLLRLFEYGGFPPEANYLFLGDYVDRGKQSLETICLLLAYKIKYPENFFLLRGNHECASINRIYGFYDECKRRYNIKLWKTFTDCFNCLPIAAIIDEKIFCCHGGLSPDLQGMEQIRRIMRPTDVPDTGLLCDLLWSDPDKDVQGWGENDRGVSFTFGPDVVSKFLNRHDLDLICRAHQVVEDGYEFFAKRQLVTLFSAPNYCGEFDNAGGMMSVDETLMCSFQILKPSEKKAKYQYNGINSGRPATPQRSPPKKK; encoded by the exons ATGTGTTTGGCTTATAGTTGCGTAATTACTGCTGAGTGTATAG TTCGAGGATGCCGCCCTGGGAAGACTGTGCAAATGTCCGAGTCGGAGGTGCGGGGACTATGCACAAAGTCGCGGGAGATATTCCTACAACAGCCAATATTACTCGAACTAGAGGCGCCACTCAAAATTTGTG GTGATATACACGGCCAGTACACAGATTTGTTGCGTCTATTCGAATATGGCGGGTTTCCGCCAGAAGCCAATTATCTATTTTTGGGCGATTACGTGGATCGCGGCAAGCAGTCTCTCGAAACCATATGCCTCTTGCTTGCTTACAAAATCAAGTATCCCGAAAATTTCTTTTTGTTACGAGGCAACCACGAATGCGCCAGCATAAATCGTATTTATG GGTTTTATGACGAATGCAAACGTCGGTACAACATAAAGTTATGGAAAACCTTCACCGACTGCTTCAACTGCCTCCCGATTGCCGCCATCATTGACGAGAAGATATTCTGCTGCCATGGAGGACTGTCGCCCGACTTGCAGGGAATGGAACAAATTAGACGGATAATGAGACCCACTGATGTCCCTGATACAG GTTTACTTTGCGATCTTCTGTGGTCGGATCCAGACAAGGATGTGCAAGGGTGGGGAGAGAACGACCGCGGTGTATCGTTTACATTCGGGCCAGACGTCGTCAGCAAATTTCTCAACCGACATGACTTGGATTTGATCTGCAGGGCCCATCAA GTTGTAGAAGATGGTTACGAGTTCTTTGCGAAGCGGCAACTGGTGACTCTGTTCTCGGCGCCCAACTACTGCGGCGAGTTCGACAACGCGGGCGGCATGATGTCCGTGGACGAAACACTCATGTGCTCATTTCAG ATCTTGAAGCCCTCGGAGAAGAAGGCGAAGTACCAGTACAACGGCATCAACAGCGGCAGACCGGCCACGCCTCAGAGATCGCCGCCCAAAAAGAAATAA
- the LOC117989634 gene encoding chromosome partition protein Smc-like produces the protein MSEQVADYNKNETTMNSSVVTFDNFRILKEFSNIAKLVRTEEFLEIVSKLRGVKWVQLLNCLKEDILSEMEQEISSMWEFENMSKKLDILEKQKEKYTEINPIKTVWRPQHTDVKGQLRAFDVANLRKQKALLVSLVQENESKVNRLKKTVAAKRGYLKALQMDIQKYQKKNEQIISKIHDNIVNHGNLVEYMAPNMDIDVDDINRSLDSGMDE, from the exons ATGAGTGAACAAGTAGCAGACTATAACAAGAATGAGACAACTATGAACAGTTCTGTGGTAACATTTGATAATTTTAGAATACTCAAAGAGTTCAGCAATATAGCTAAACTCGTCAG AACAGAGGAGTTCCTAGAAATAGTTTCTAAACTAAGAGGTGTGAAATGGGTTCAGTTATTAAACTGCTTAAAGGAAGATATTCTGAGTGAAATGGAGCAGGAAATCAGTTCTATGTGGGAATTTGAAAATATGTCTAAAAAACTTGATATCTTAGAGAAACAGAAGgaaaaatatacagaaatcaATCCTATTAAAACTGTGTG GAGACCACAGCATACTGATGTGAAAGGTCAACTTAGAGCTTTTGATGTAGCAAACCTACGAAAGCAAAAGGCATTACTAGTATCTTTGGTACAGGAAAATGAATCTAAAGTGAATAGACTTAAAAAAACAGTTGCAGCAAAACGAGGATACTTGAAAGCATTGCAAATGGATATTCAAAAATATCAAAAGAAAAATGAgcaaataatatcaaaaatacATGACAATATTGTAAACCATGGGAACTTAGTAGAATATATGGCACCAAATATGGATATTGATGTGGACGACATAAATCGTTCACTAGATTCAGGGATGGATGAATAA
- the Mf gene encoding uncharacterized protein Mf isoform X5 has protein sequence MFKSHLEMIGRNETPSKKARFWQSFVRSLKGSEDLRAEDRYRPTRRSVFPELLSSSYPYSKSIYDDPIGAAERITVPGYRYLPVHRETYGYSPRAIYAHNYPRPLEAYRPIYHVPRRVRRGVDPFDAHKAWQDHLDRLSAIDRLYPSRYGLYLKDRAYPITDLSAPIIDPYSSPKSLRGIEYEPDSKPHWGKAAAY, from the exons ATGTTTAAAAGTCATTTAGAAATGATTGGCAGAAATGAGACGCCATCGAAGAAAGCCAGATTTTGGCAATCCTTCGTGCGTTCTCTAAAAG GATCGGAAGACCTCAGAGCCGAAGACAGGTACAGGCCGACGCGCCGCAGCGTATTCCCGGAGCTTCTGTCCAGCAGCTACCCCTACAGCAAATCCATCTACGATGACCCCATCGGCGCCGCCGAGAGGATCACAGTCCCCGGATACCGCTACCTGCCAGTGCACCGCGAAACATACGGCTACTCACCACGCGCCATCTATGCCCACAACTACCCTCGCCCCCTCGAAGCGTACAGGCCAA TTTACCATGTACCGAGGCGTGTGAGACGAGGCGTTGACCCCTTCGACGCTCACAAGGCCTGGCAGGACCATCTCGACAGACTGTCCGCCATCGATCGTCTGTACCCCTCTCGCTACGGGCTCTACTTGAAGGACAGGGCATACCCCATCACCGATCTGTCCGCTCCCATTATCGACCCTTACTCATCACCTAAGAGCCTTAGAGGCATCGAATATGAACCCGACTCCAAACCTCACTGGGGAAAAG CTGCTGCTTACTAA
- the Mf gene encoding uncharacterized protein Mf isoform X6, with the protein MFKSHLEMIGRNETPSKKARFWQSFVRSLKGSEDLRAEDRYRPTRRSVFPELLSSSYPYSKSIYDDPIGAAERITVPGYRYLPVHRETYGYSPRAIYAHNYPRPLEAYRPTKSMAGAV; encoded by the exons ATGTTTAAAAGTCATTTAGAAATGATTGGCAGAAATGAGACGCCATCGAAGAAAGCCAGATTTTGGCAATCCTTCGTGCGTTCTCTAAAAG GATCGGAAGACCTCAGAGCCGAAGACAGGTACAGGCCGACGCGCCGCAGCGTATTCCCGGAGCTTCTGTCCAGCAGCTACCCCTACAGCAAATCCATCTACGATGACCCCATCGGCGCCGCCGAGAGGATCACAGTCCCCGGATACCGCTACCTGCCAGTGCACCGCGAAACATACGGCTACTCACCACGCGCCATCTATGCCCACAACTACCCTCGCCCCCTCGAAGCGTACAGGCCAA CAAAATCCATGGCAGGGGCTGTATAA
- the LOC117989626 gene encoding serine/threonine-protein phosphatase PP1-beta catalytic subunit isoform X1 gives MADELNVDSLIHRLLEVYRLQQETARRKGKFKDIFSGEFRGCRPGKTVQMSESEVRGLCTKSREIFLQQPILLELEAPLKICGDIHGQYTDLLRLFEYGGFPPEANYLFLGDYVDRGKQSLETICLLLAYKIKYPENFFLLRGNHECASINRIYGFYDECKRRYNIKLWKTFTDCFNCLPIAAIIDEKIFCCHGGLSPDLQGMEQIRRIMRPTDVPDTGLLCDLLWSDPDKDVQGWGENDRGVSFTFGPDVVSKFLNRHDLDLICRAHQVVEDGYEFFAKRQLVTLFSAPNYCGEFDNAGGMMSVDETLMCSFQILKPSEKKAKYQYNGINSGRPATPQRSPPKKK, from the exons ATGGCTGACGAACTCAATGTTGACAGTCTTATTCACAGACTTTTAGAAG TATACAGGCTGCAACAGGAAACTGCACGACGAAAAGGGAAATTCAAAGACATCTTTTCAGGAGAAT TTCGAGGATGCCGCCCTGGGAAGACTGTGCAAATGTCCGAGTCGGAGGTGCGGGGACTATGCACAAAGTCGCGGGAGATATTCCTACAACAGCCAATATTACTCGAACTAGAGGCGCCACTCAAAATTTGTG GTGATATACACGGCCAGTACACAGATTTGTTGCGTCTATTCGAATATGGCGGGTTTCCGCCAGAAGCCAATTATCTATTTTTGGGCGATTACGTGGATCGCGGCAAGCAGTCTCTCGAAACCATATGCCTCTTGCTTGCTTACAAAATCAAGTATCCCGAAAATTTCTTTTTGTTACGAGGCAACCACGAATGCGCCAGCATAAATCGTATTTATG GGTTTTATGACGAATGCAAACGTCGGTACAACATAAAGTTATGGAAAACCTTCACCGACTGCTTCAACTGCCTCCCGATTGCCGCCATCATTGACGAGAAGATATTCTGCTGCCATGGAGGACTGTCGCCCGACTTGCAGGGAATGGAACAAATTAGACGGATAATGAGACCCACTGATGTCCCTGATACAG GTTTACTTTGCGATCTTCTGTGGTCGGATCCAGACAAGGATGTGCAAGGGTGGGGAGAGAACGACCGCGGTGTATCGTTTACATTCGGGCCAGACGTCGTCAGCAAATTTCTCAACCGACATGACTTGGATTTGATCTGCAGGGCCCATCAA GTTGTAGAAGATGGTTACGAGTTCTTTGCGAAGCGGCAACTGGTGACTCTGTTCTCGGCGCCCAACTACTGCGGCGAGTTCGACAACGCGGGCGGCATGATGTCCGTGGACGAAACACTCATGTGCTCATTTCAG ATCTTGAAGCCCTCGGAGAAGAAGGCGAAGTACCAGTACAACGGCATCAACAGCGGCAGACCGGCCACGCCTCAGAGATCGCCGCCCAAAAAGAAATAA
- the Mf gene encoding uncharacterized protein Mf isoform X1, with product MFKSHLEMIGRNETPSKKARFWQSFVRSLKGSEDLRAEDRYRPTRRSVFPELLSSSYPYSKSIYDDPIGAAERITVPGYRYLPVHRETYGYSPRAIYAHNYPRPLEAYRPIYHVPRRVRRGVDPFDAHKAWQDHLDRLSAIDRLYPSRYGLYLKDRAYPITDLSAPIIDPYSSPKSLRGIEYEPDSKPHWGKGAWPARISDVFKKDPFFAEAEKWADFDRTLRGRSPTPVKPRISPPRDSEVAFDADGAPLYTASGLRRRPWANIFNPSPSLPYSAIIRDPFWYDWPELRPIARWDRSPSYIRDSYLSPVKRTFLWDKHPIRPLDLMVYDRLTVDDLSKTMPFIHSL from the exons ATGTTTAAAAGTCATTTAGAAATGATTGGCAGAAATGAGACGCCATCGAAGAAAGCCAGATTTTGGCAATCCTTCGTGCGTTCTCTAAAAG GATCGGAAGACCTCAGAGCCGAAGACAGGTACAGGCCGACGCGCCGCAGCGTATTCCCGGAGCTTCTGTCCAGCAGCTACCCCTACAGCAAATCCATCTACGATGACCCCATCGGCGCCGCCGAGAGGATCACAGTCCCCGGATACCGCTACCTGCCAGTGCACCGCGAAACATACGGCTACTCACCACGCGCCATCTATGCCCACAACTACCCTCGCCCCCTCGAAGCGTACAGGCCAA TTTACCATGTACCGAGGCGTGTGAGACGAGGCGTTGACCCCTTCGACGCTCACAAGGCCTGGCAGGACCATCTCGACAGACTGTCCGCCATCGATCGTCTGTACCCCTCTCGCTACGGGCTCTACTTGAAGGACAGGGCATACCCCATCACCGATCTGTCCGCTCCCATTATCGACCCTTACTCATCACCTAAGAGCCTTAGAGGCATCGAATATGAACCCGACTCCAAACCTCACTGGGGAAAAG GAGCGTGGCCGGCGAGGATATCGGACGTGTTCAAAAAGGATCCATTTTTTGCTGAGGCTGAAAAATGGGCCGATTTTGACCGCACACTTCGAGGGAGATCCCCGACACCCGTCAAGCCGAGGATAAGTCCGCCACGAGATAGCGAGGTCGCATTCGATGCCGATG GTGCGCCGCTATACACCGCCAGCGGGCTGCGACGCAGGCCATGGGCTAACATTTTCAACCCGAGCCCATCCCTGCCTTACTCGGCGATCATTCGGGACCCCTTCTGGTACGACTGGCCGGAGCTGAGACCCATAGCCCGATGGGATCGCAGCCCCTCCTACATCCGTGACTCGTACCTCTCACCCGTCAAACGCACCTTCCTCTGGGACAAGCACCCGATCAGACCTTTAG ATCTAATGGTGTACGACAGATTAACAGTGGATGATTTAAGCAAGACAATGCCCTTCATCCATAGTCTATAA
- the Mf gene encoding uncharacterized protein Mf isoform X4: MFKSHLEMIGRNETPSKKARFWQSFVRSLKGSEDLRAEDRYRPTRRSVFPELLSSSYPYSKSIYDDPIGAAERITVPGYRYLPVHRETYGYSPRAIYAHNYPRPLEAYRPIYHVPRRVRRGVDPFDAHKAWQDHLDRLSAIDRLYPSRYGLYLKDRAYPITDLSAPIIDPYSSPKSLRGIEYEPDSKPHWGKGAWPARISDVFKKDPFFAEAEKWADFDRTLRGRSPTPVKPRISPPRDSEVAFDADAAAY; the protein is encoded by the exons ATGTTTAAAAGTCATTTAGAAATGATTGGCAGAAATGAGACGCCATCGAAGAAAGCCAGATTTTGGCAATCCTTCGTGCGTTCTCTAAAAG GATCGGAAGACCTCAGAGCCGAAGACAGGTACAGGCCGACGCGCCGCAGCGTATTCCCGGAGCTTCTGTCCAGCAGCTACCCCTACAGCAAATCCATCTACGATGACCCCATCGGCGCCGCCGAGAGGATCACAGTCCCCGGATACCGCTACCTGCCAGTGCACCGCGAAACATACGGCTACTCACCACGCGCCATCTATGCCCACAACTACCCTCGCCCCCTCGAAGCGTACAGGCCAA TTTACCATGTACCGAGGCGTGTGAGACGAGGCGTTGACCCCTTCGACGCTCACAAGGCCTGGCAGGACCATCTCGACAGACTGTCCGCCATCGATCGTCTGTACCCCTCTCGCTACGGGCTCTACTTGAAGGACAGGGCATACCCCATCACCGATCTGTCCGCTCCCATTATCGACCCTTACTCATCACCTAAGAGCCTTAGAGGCATCGAATATGAACCCGACTCCAAACCTCACTGGGGAAAAG GAGCGTGGCCGGCGAGGATATCGGACGTGTTCAAAAAGGATCCATTTTTTGCTGAGGCTGAAAAATGGGCCGATTTTGACCGCACACTTCGAGGGAGATCCCCGACACCCGTCAAGCCGAGGATAAGTCCGCCACGAGATAGCGAGGTCGCATTCGATGCCGATG CTGCTGCTTACTAA
- the LOC117989626 gene encoding serine/threonine-protein phosphatase PP1-beta catalytic subunit isoform X2, producing MADELNVDSLIHRLLEVRGCRPGKTVQMSESEVRGLCTKSREIFLQQPILLELEAPLKICGDIHGQYTDLLRLFEYGGFPPEANYLFLGDYVDRGKQSLETICLLLAYKIKYPENFFLLRGNHECASINRIYGFYDECKRRYNIKLWKTFTDCFNCLPIAAIIDEKIFCCHGGLSPDLQGMEQIRRIMRPTDVPDTGLLCDLLWSDPDKDVQGWGENDRGVSFTFGPDVVSKFLNRHDLDLICRAHQVVEDGYEFFAKRQLVTLFSAPNYCGEFDNAGGMMSVDETLMCSFQILKPSEKKAKYQYNGINSGRPATPQRSPPKKK from the exons ATGGCTGACGAACTCAATGTTGACAGTCTTATTCACAGACTTTTAGAAG TTCGAGGATGCCGCCCTGGGAAGACTGTGCAAATGTCCGAGTCGGAGGTGCGGGGACTATGCACAAAGTCGCGGGAGATATTCCTACAACAGCCAATATTACTCGAACTAGAGGCGCCACTCAAAATTTGTG GTGATATACACGGCCAGTACACAGATTTGTTGCGTCTATTCGAATATGGCGGGTTTCCGCCAGAAGCCAATTATCTATTTTTGGGCGATTACGTGGATCGCGGCAAGCAGTCTCTCGAAACCATATGCCTCTTGCTTGCTTACAAAATCAAGTATCCCGAAAATTTCTTTTTGTTACGAGGCAACCACGAATGCGCCAGCATAAATCGTATTTATG GGTTTTATGACGAATGCAAACGTCGGTACAACATAAAGTTATGGAAAACCTTCACCGACTGCTTCAACTGCCTCCCGATTGCCGCCATCATTGACGAGAAGATATTCTGCTGCCATGGAGGACTGTCGCCCGACTTGCAGGGAATGGAACAAATTAGACGGATAATGAGACCCACTGATGTCCCTGATACAG GTTTACTTTGCGATCTTCTGTGGTCGGATCCAGACAAGGATGTGCAAGGGTGGGGAGAGAACGACCGCGGTGTATCGTTTACATTCGGGCCAGACGTCGTCAGCAAATTTCTCAACCGACATGACTTGGATTTGATCTGCAGGGCCCATCAA GTTGTAGAAGATGGTTACGAGTTCTTTGCGAAGCGGCAACTGGTGACTCTGTTCTCGGCGCCCAACTACTGCGGCGAGTTCGACAACGCGGGCGGCATGATGTCCGTGGACGAAACACTCATGTGCTCATTTCAG ATCTTGAAGCCCTCGGAGAAGAAGGCGAAGTACCAGTACAACGGCATCAACAGCGGCAGACCGGCCACGCCTCAGAGATCGCCGCCCAAAAAGAAATAA
- the Mf gene encoding uncharacterized protein Mf isoform X3: MFKSHLEMIGRNETPSKKARFWQSFVRSLKGSEDLRAEDRYRPTRRSVFPELLSSSYPYSKSIYDDPIGAAERITVPGYRYLPVHRETYGYSPRAIYAHNYPRPLEAYRPIYHVPRRVRRGVDPFDAHKAWQDHLDRLSAIDRLYPSRYGLYLKDRAYPITDLSAPIIDPYSSPKSLRGIEYEPDSKPHWGKGAPLYTASGLRRRPWANIFNPSPSLPYSAIIRDPFWYDWPELRPIARWDRSPSYIRDSYLSPVKRTFLWDKHPIRPLDLMVYDRLTVDDLSKTMPFIHSL; encoded by the exons ATGTTTAAAAGTCATTTAGAAATGATTGGCAGAAATGAGACGCCATCGAAGAAAGCCAGATTTTGGCAATCCTTCGTGCGTTCTCTAAAAG GATCGGAAGACCTCAGAGCCGAAGACAGGTACAGGCCGACGCGCCGCAGCGTATTCCCGGAGCTTCTGTCCAGCAGCTACCCCTACAGCAAATCCATCTACGATGACCCCATCGGCGCCGCCGAGAGGATCACAGTCCCCGGATACCGCTACCTGCCAGTGCACCGCGAAACATACGGCTACTCACCACGCGCCATCTATGCCCACAACTACCCTCGCCCCCTCGAAGCGTACAGGCCAA TTTACCATGTACCGAGGCGTGTGAGACGAGGCGTTGACCCCTTCGACGCTCACAAGGCCTGGCAGGACCATCTCGACAGACTGTCCGCCATCGATCGTCTGTACCCCTCTCGCTACGGGCTCTACTTGAAGGACAGGGCATACCCCATCACCGATCTGTCCGCTCCCATTATCGACCCTTACTCATCACCTAAGAGCCTTAGAGGCATCGAATATGAACCCGACTCCAAACCTCACTGGGGAAAAG GTGCGCCGCTATACACCGCCAGCGGGCTGCGACGCAGGCCATGGGCTAACATTTTCAACCCGAGCCCATCCCTGCCTTACTCGGCGATCATTCGGGACCCCTTCTGGTACGACTGGCCGGAGCTGAGACCCATAGCCCGATGGGATCGCAGCCCCTCCTACATCCGTGACTCGTACCTCTCACCCGTCAAACGCACCTTCCTCTGGGACAAGCACCCGATCAGACCTTTAG ATCTAATGGTGTACGACAGATTAACAGTGGATGATTTAAGCAAGACAATGCCCTTCATCCATAGTCTATAA